ACGGTTTCAATCTCTCGGTGTTGCATTTTATCGGGGAGCCGACTGCTGCGTTTTGGTATACGATGTGAACAACTCCAAGAGTTTCGAGGCCCTCGACAGCTGGAGGGATGAATTCCTTATCCAGGCAAGCCCTCGGGATCCGGAGAGTTTCCCTTTTGTACGTTGTCCTTGGTGCGCTGGTTGTCTGCAGCTACTTACGGTTACAGGTCGTGATCGGTAACAAGGTCGATGTAGAGGAGAACAAGCGAATGATTTCCTCAAAGCGGGCCATGACCTTTTCTCAGTCAAAGGGCAACATTCCGTACTTCGAGACGAGTGCCAAGGAAGCTCTCAATGTCGAACAAGCTTTCGAGGGTGAGTCAACTACTCAACTGTCTTTAGCTACATCGCTAACCGATCTCCAGTAATCGCTCGAAGCGCTCTTgcgcaagaagaagcagaagaattCAATGGTGAATTCAGCGACCCGATCAATATCCATCTTGACAATGAGCGCGACGGTTGTGCCTGTTGATACCCTACTGATGACCGACGATTTTCTTGTTATTATTAATGGCTTATCGATGTTTCTTTGCGCGTGCAGATTTGTAGAGTGTTTTtatgcttctgcttctcatATGACGACCCAGGGATATTCAAGATAGTTACCCATGTGCTCTTGGATACGTCAGCTCTCTAGTCTTTCCTTAACGACAGCGTGTTTATCATTGTGTTCTTAGGAGTTTGGAATACTACTGCATATGAGATTATCTGAGATCATCCATAGTATCTTTACGATGTGTCCAATCCCGGGCCATTTCCTATCAATGGCTCCTTGCATTGCTGCTGTCGTGATGGCTTGGCATCATCAATCCAGCTTCCAACATTTCTTCCTCACCGTAAATCAcgtctctctctccctctcgtCTCATAGTCGATTCTTCACTGAATACTTGACAGCAACAGAGAGAACATCAACAACTGAATGCTGCATTGTGCCTTGTTCACATACAGGCCATCCTCATGTGATCCGATCGCATGCTCTTATCAACTGGCCCACCTTCCGCAAACCATCGGAGTTCCTCCCGCTGAAGATAGAAACACTACTCTGCGCGGAGTAGGATGCCAGAGACATTCGCAGGTCCGCCGTCGCAGCAGGAACCGTTATTATCCAGTGAATCGCCTCTTGAACAGCGTACAATCCGACCCATGAGCCCCGCGAATGGCACGCGATTAGGGGGTACCGCGAGACGGACCCTCGGCATCTCGCTACTCCTAGTAGTGGTCGTGCTGTGGACGGCCTCGAACTTTTTAGCCAGTGTAATTATTCTCTCTTCCGTTCTGCCCAGATTCGTTCCCTTATTGCGGGTATACAGAGCTATGCTGACAGTCCTGCGCAGACCATCTTCGCCGACAACACCTACTCCAAACCTTTCTTCCTCACCTACCTCAACACCTCCTGTTTCGTTCTCCCGCTCCTCGCGATCCTCCTCGCACGAGTTTTCAAACTATGGCGCCTGAAAAAACTATCCCAGGTTACATCCTTGAAGAGCCTACTACAGCATCTCGACTTGGGCGACCCACTGCAGGCCGAAGAACAGGAACAGGCGATACTGTACCATCGCGCGGCTACCGCTGATGGTGaggatggtgttgaggatgatgTTCGGGCTACGGATTTGGGGACACAGAGAGAAGTTGTGGTGAAACAAAATGAGTCGGGGAAGTTGGGTTTGAAGGGGACGGCGAAACTTAGTTTGCAGTTTTGCATTCTATGGGTGAGTGTGCTTGAGAATACTTGACGGGGATGCTGGCTGACGAAATGATAGTTTCTTGTGAGTATTGCGCGGCCTGAAGTCATTGGAGGCTCAGTCTGACTTGAGATATAGGCGAATTACTTCGCGATGGCATGTCTGCAGCACACGACCGTCGGAAGTACCACGATTCTCACATCAACCAGTGGTAAGTTCTCGTCTTTGTGCATATGAACCTCCTTAACATACGCAGGCGTCTGGACAATGATCTTTGGTGCCTTCCTCCGCGTCGAAAAATTCACCCTCCGCAAATTCCTCGGCGTAATCGCCTCCCTCCTGGGCATCATTCTCATCTCGCGCGTCGACCTATCCACCCCCGACGCCCCTGCTCCCGACGATGACGGAGACAACGGCTCGTTCCCGCACAAGAGCCCCGCGGAGATCGCGCTAGGCGACGCCATGGCAGCATTCAGCGCGATCATGTACGGCGTGTATACGATTGTGATGAAGAGGCAATGCGGCGACGAGTCGCGGGTGAACATGCCGTTGTTCTTTGGACTGGTGGGATTCTTCAACATGGTTCTTATCTGGCCGGGATTTATCATTATGCATTTTTCCGGTCTAGAGAATTTTGAACTCCCGCCGACGGATCGCGTGTGGACTATCTTACTGGTAAATCACTCCAATCCCCTTCTAACTACCCCATTCTAAAACGCGACAGGTCAACTCCGCCTCGTCTCTACTCTCCGACATCGTCTGGGCTTACGCAATGCTCCTCACAACACCGCTCGTCGTAACCGTCGGTCTAAGTCTAACGATTCCGCTCTCGCTTGTGGGCCAAATCGTCCTGCAAAACCAGTACGCAAGTCCGTTGTACTGGGTCGGTGCTATTATTGTTTTCTTGTCGTTTTTGTTTGTCAATCATGAGAGTCGGCCCGTTGAAGAGGAGGCATCTGCATCGGGGGGTGAGACTGGGGAGTATAGGACTGTTCCGGGGGAGTAGAGGTGATAGGTATATAGTTATAGGTTGTGGGTTGGAggttctttttttgtatatTGTTAGACTGGTTAGACCGTCATTAGCCTGTGTACTCATGAGGCAGTATATGGGTCATTTTTATTAAGTGCATATCTTCTATCAAACAGAATGGGAAAGGAGGTACACAGTAATGCCCTCCCTACGCAAGTATATACATGCGCGGACATATTTACAATGCCGTAGCTACCACTACGCTTTCTTCGTCAAGTGAAGTCTTCTCTCCCACTTCATTCGACTCTTCCTCATAGCCCTCTGCGTTCTCTCCAACGGGTAATTCACCGGCGACTCCCCACCTTCAAAGATAAAGAAATCATACAAGAACCCACCAGCAAACGCACCACCAACCGCACCCGCCCACGGCCCATAGAACCAGTACGGATTCCGGAACAAATCACCTCCGTATCCCAGCGCCAGCAACGCAAGGCGGGGACCGAAGTCCCGTGACGGATTCAGTGCCGCGCCGGTTGGGTAGCTAAATGCGAAGCAGAGACAGGTGATTACTAGTCCGATGATGAGCGAGTTCATGCCTGCGCCCGGGGGCGCGTTCTGGTCATCACCCAGAGCTAGGATGGTAGCTGCTAGGAAGGCTGTTCCGAGAAACTCGGTAAAAAAGGCCGAGCAGGAGTCGATCCATGCTTCGCGCTGGCTAGATACAAAGCTGTTGATGATTTCCGTGTTGTCGAGGCTTGTGATGCGGTATTGATGGATGGATTGGTAGTACAGGCCGTAGGCTGTGAGGGCGGCACAGAAGGCGCCTAGGAACTGGGCTGTGAAGTATTCGGGCATTTTGCGCTTCGGAAAGCCGCGGTAGAACCAGAGCATGGTGGTGACGGCGGGGTTGAGGTGTGCGCCTGAAACACCTCCGGAGATGTAGATTCCTATCATGGTTGCGAAGCCCCAGGCCCATTGCGTGGTGTTGGGGTTGCCGTTGTTGGCGACGGTTACGCCTAGGTCGGCGCAGAAGGCGATGGTGAGTTGGATGTAGACTGCCAGGGCCTCGGCCAGGGCTTCGCGGTGGTGCGTGCGGATGACTGACCAGGTCGTGTGGTTGTTGTGTACTTCGTCCTCGACTAGGTTCTGGACCAACGGGTGCAGGTCGTCAGGGTGCGTGTCGTCAAGAATTGGGAACTGAAACTTTTCATCGTGATCCTCGGGCTCTTCGGGTACTGTCTGCAACGGTTGATCGCTTGGATGCTGCGGAATCTTGGGCTCGCTGTCCGTCGGGGACTCCTGCTCCTCGTCTTCCGGAACAACCAGATCTGGAGACACGCCCCCAACCGAGGAGCGTCGCCGGCGAACCGACGGCAAGCGCGACAGGCCGGATGGTGGTCGTACAGAGGTGCCGTCGCCGCCGCTCAGAACTGTTTTCATAAAATTGGCCTCACGCTGCAATCGAGCATCCTCCACCTGCGCCGCCATCTTCCGCGGATCCGCAGATCGATCAATCTGTCCCTGTTCGAGGTCATTGGGGTCGACATTCAGTCCAAGCTCCTGCGAGTTCTGGGCTGGCCGTTCAGCATTTTGCAGAGTCTCTCGCAACTCATCTTTGGTCGGCACCATCCCCGACCGCATCACACGCGGCAGCGGTTTGGCCAAACTCCATACCGGCTTGGTATTGGCGGCTTGGTCATAGGATGGGTTGAGATCAGCGTAACCTGGATGCACAAAGGGTTCTTGGGCGGCACGCAATTGGGGTGTTTCCGATGGGCCAGCCAGCGTGAAGTTCCCTTGCGACCTTGCGCCAATGGAGGGACCGGATAGTCTCGATAGTCTCGAGGCGGTCGAGCTCCGCCGGCGGACGCCCGGGCCATCTTGTGTCTGTGTATCCCTTCTCGAGAATGAGGTCGCTCGTTCTCGGGAGGCAGTCGTCGGGGAGGTTGGAGGTTCGGTGTCGGCTGCTGCGGACTGAACCAGTATTAGTTCATTTCCTCTGTTTACTGTTTTGATTGGCTTACCCTTGTCCTCGCCCGTCCGAGATTGTTCTCCATGGCTTCCGGTtctgcttttctttcttcctggGAATTCATCACAGAGATCCAATTGGTATTATATCAATAATCCAGCAGACCGATGCTCCGGACAGGATCAAGACCGTGAACAGCAGAGAAGATACGGTCAAGAAtcaggagaaaagaagagagaccTCTTGCagccagaaaagaaaaatatgGCCCATTGATAATAAGATCAGCCATTTCCTGCGTCATCGGCTGCGAAGACTTCAAAGGACTCCATAATAGTGGCCATAGTCTGGTAAAATACGCCGGGTGGTCGGCAACGAGCAGCGGGTCGACAATGGAGGCCGATGATTTGGTGTCGCTCCTGTATTACCCACCACCGGAGCCGTTATTATGGCATTTTGCGTTTGTCGCTGTCATTGATTGTATTAGCCATGGTCCTGACAGAATACCTGTAGAAAGATACTCCAGAGTTGTTGATTGTATCGCGTACAAAGGTATTGGTAGACGTTGTGGTTGCCATTGGCAGATCGGAGGATGGGTTGGTGATCTCATGGTCATGTGACATGGCCGACAGCAAAGACTCTAGAGGTTATTGATCCTGCAATTAGTTTCATTGATTAATCCAAGAATTATAGTAGTAATAACAGACCAGGCCAATTCCAGGATAATTAGAATTACAATGGTTGAATCCAAATTAATACAATAGcaagaagaaacaaaaaagagAATAAATGACGAGAATGAATGAAAGACAGAAGACCCAGCTTGCTGTGTTGTTTGTCCAAATTACGCCAGCCGGCCATATACTCCATACCCAGGATATCCAAACGACCAAAAGAGACCAAAAGGATGATATGTAACTCCAGATCCCATCCCAGACCTGGTCATGGTCATGTCAACATGACGGGTCAATGATAAACCAAAAGAAAGACAGTAGTATATAATACACACAAGAAGCAGTAAcggcaaaagaaaaaaaggacaaaGGATGACTAGGATTAAATCAGGCGGTGGCAGAGACTGAGGCCTCCAACTTCTTGCGGGCGATGATAATGCTCTTCAGTCCACCCAGCCATTTGGCGAGCGATTCTTCGTCGGGCGTACATAGCTGGTATGACTTTTCTTCGGCAATGACTTGAAGGCAGAAGTTTTTAGACCGAGACACAGGGTCAACGTCTGCTGCTTCAATCACTTGGGACATCGGGATGACTTTGACTGCGCAATACTCCTGAGGATCGTTTAGTGTACGTTCCTTTCGAGAAGTGAAACACCGGAGAGCGCTTACCTTTTCGTTTTTGTAGAAGCCAAGACTCTTGGGACGCAAGACAACCCAGTGCCGTTTCCATGTCCGCACACCTCCTTTGGTTCGTAGACACTGAAGATAACCGTTGCAGAGCACTCTTTCCGGGTCCCGAAGGATACCCACATCCGCGTTCCGGTTCCCTTCACGCGGCAGTGGCGGTTGCGATTGTCCGTTTTTCTGAGCGGATGAGGCTAGATTGTTGGTGGAACGCTTGGAACGAaggttggtgttgttggaggGACCATCAGACCATTCCGAGGTCATGTCGTTGGCCGAGAAATCTAGAGGGTAGGCGAACTGTCTAGCTTGGCTGTTGGGAGAAAGGGACGTGCCCAACTCAGGTGAGCTGGGTCTAGATGATGTAGACGTGGAGTCGTCGCCAGATGGCTTCGCAGCCGACTTCTgtgatttcttcttcttcgtcagaGCTAAGAACGccgcttcctcctcatccagaCGGGTTTCGGAGCGGATGCGCTGAATCCAATCCTCTGCATCCTTTTGCGACTCGGCCTGAAAACGATAGTTTCCCGTGGGGCAGTAGATAACAAAAAGATGTTGGCGTTTCGAACGGGGAGACTTGAATGGCGCAACGGCTGTGACTTCGGATAAAGTAATAGAGAGCTTTAGTCTGGTTGCCTCTTCATCTTTGTAGACTGAGAGAAGATTCGGGCGAAGGACCAGGTGTCCGGACTTCCATGTAGCTTTGAATGCCTATACAAGATGTTATTGGTTGAAAATCATATGAGGAATGCACTGAGTACCTACGCGCTTGTGTTTGATGCGACGATGCACTTTACCAGTCTTGAGGACCCGGTCGAAGGCGAAACTACCGTTCTCGATGGGAGAAATGGTACCAAACCCAATCTCACCGTTGCGTAAAGGTGAAGAGGGATGAAGGGGTTGCAATTTGGTATCGTTGGAGGACTTCGCATTCTTGGGGTGCCCCTCCGAAAGCGCCGGAACGGAGGTCACAAGTGGACGATCCATTTCGTGCAAAGAAatttttcttgttttcttaaAAACTGAAGTAGCGATAAATGGTAGTTAGTCGAGCGTAGAAGTTGTATCGTGGTAGTTAGATCACAGTCGTACTATGCAGCAGGGGCCGAATAAATAGTGGGAGTCGGAGAACGGAGGGAGGACGGAGCAGACGAGGGGAAAGCCCCCATATATATCCGTAGCGATCTCGGAGGTAAGCCTGAGACTGACTTGCAAGGCTAAAGCAGATGACGGAATAAGAGCACCATAGAGAATGATCACGAGTATTGGTGAGGCGGCAGTGTAGAGATGAAGTTGAATTGGAGAAGATGGGGGAGGGCGGATGACCGAGAACGGGGGCCGAATCTGGCGCGGAAAGGGAAAAGTAGGAACCAGTGCCCTAATAAGGACCAAGgaacaaggagaaggaaggaaaaaaaaaaaggagctAGACAAAGAGTCAGAAAATTTCAATTCAGTAGATAGGATGAGTCGTTCATGATTTGAGAATAATAATGCCCCTCGAACGGTTGAACTATAGAATTACTACTAAGAGTTACTGCTCTTACTACGTTAAAAAAAGGGCGTCTCCCTTGGAGAAAGTTTTGATTATGACTTGCAGCACCCCCTTTTTACTTCTACTAAGATGTCATTGTGTCTGGGATTGATGATCATTTCTTAGATATGGCCGGGTCGTTCCTCCTGTTCTGATAGTATGCCACTCCGTGAAATCGCAAAAGACGTTGGCTTAGAATCGGCCACAACAACGCTTTCCGGCATCAAGTATGTAAGCCCGAGTGCCACAAGTGGTATGGCAGACTGAAACGATTCATTGCAGAAGATCACACACTCCATGTTCTGtgccgaaaaaaaaaaaagcccgATATACAACTTTATTTCGCTCCATATGCTCCGTAGacctactccggagtactacTTATTCTGAAGTTCTAGGGGCATCCTATACTGTCCTCAGGACTACTATTTCTAGTATGTCTCTCCACATCCCTATTTTAGCACTCAATGGTCGGAAGCTTGACGTCCTGACAACCAAGTAGGCAGGTGAATCGCATAGACTGCACTCTGCACTTGTACTTTTAACTGATGGTCCTAGTTCAGTGTCCGCCATATTATCTTCTCTCCCGTGCTAATCTCATTATCATTCTTCTAGAGTAGAGGCCACCTTGCCGGGGTCACGtgtggtttttttttttttgaatatATATTTCAGGGTTCTTGGTCAGATACCGTCATGGTAATTCAATTACGTACATTCAGTACGGTAAGACTCCACTCGGGCCGAGTCTGCATAATTCGCGATCATAATTAATGGCCCTATGAGTTTACCCCGTAAAGGCGCGCTGGACTATGCGAAACTTATCGTGTCCCATGCCAATGTTATTATTGTATAGTTGTATCCTGATAAATTCCATACTCCATAGTCTCTTGAATCCTTGAACCCAAGGCATCCTGTTCTGATGATTACAGACCACCGTTGCATCAGCGAACCAAGGTTTTCTGGGGCCAATGGCCATAAATAGAACAACAGATCTGAAACCAATTCTAGATGATCATATCTGGAGTCACTCTGGCCAGTCCGTCTACAACTACAAAGTAGAGGACACAAAATCTCTATCACTCCGTACAAGCACTCGTACTTTGTAAACATGCCGTGTCTGCAGGTCAAGCTTCTGGATTGGTAAGATATGTAGGTACAGAATGGCTTATGTAGAACTTTGTTGGCGATGACAGCGGTGAGATGGCATGATAGATCATTCCGATCTACGCCTTCTACGGAGTAGATTACGTCTAGATACGAAAATTTCTACCCCGTCAACTAGCAACATGGCGGATAGAACTCTCTGGCAGCTCTGGTATGTTATGCACCATTGATGTGCACTCCCGTCAAGAGCCTCGACTTGTGGTAATATACGGTATGGTGACCGTTTCATACCAGGTGTAAAATAAGCACGACTGCCGCAGTTCACCGCCCATGCCCTAGACCAATCCGGGCCACGAGCGCCCACTGCTTGCGACTCCCTGGGCTTGGCAGAACCTTCCCCGTTTCTCTCCCCAAAGGGCGTTATTATATTACCGTAACCACTTTGTATGTATCCTTCCACCTCACCAACTTCGCATCGGTTTCCCTCCGCGAATCCCTCcttctttttccctttcttccAATTTCCTCACATACCTTTCTCACTTTTCAACCACTCCACCCATTGATGACCTTGTCGATTGTCTCTCTACCTTCGACATAATTGTTCAAGGATCTTGGTCATCTGCGTTGCTGTCAACGCCTCCCCCACCCGTCTCTTTCTGGCCGATCGAGAAGGACTCAGAAAGTAAGAGTTGGGGAgtaaaggaaaaaaaaaaaagaataggAGGCTTCCCTCCGGCCACTCGTTCTGTATTTCATTCTTCTTTCCGTCCAGCTTTATCTTAATTCGCGGTTTGGCGCTCTCGCGGTCGGTATACGAGGAAGAAAGGCCAGCCTTATTTCCTGTTATTTCGCGTGTGGACCGTTTCATCCCCAAAACCCTGTTCCCTCGACTTCGACTGGCATCGACTATACCGTTATATTCATCCCGCTACCTCGTGAGACCTACGTATCCATCTTCTCGTCGTCCGAGCTGGAGTCACCGTGGCATCGAACATCTCGCACCATGAGTTTCATTCAGCGGATCGCGAAACAGTTGCCCTCCTCGCCCAGCCTGCCCCTAGATGATGTCTCGAATGAGAAAGGCGGCGTATACCCTAGGTTCGCTTTCTTCCGTCGGAGAATACGACTAAAGGGCAATTCGTCGATCTCGATACCCCTGGGCTTTGTTTTATTATTCCCATGCCTTGTAATAAT
This region of Aspergillus chevalieri M1 DNA, chromosome 4, nearly complete sequence genomic DNA includes:
- the rab7 gene encoding Rab family GTPase YPT7 (COG:U;~EggNog:ENOG410PFIM;~InterPro:IPR005225,IPR001806,IPR027417;~PFAM:PF04670,PF00025,PF08477,PF00071,PF01926;~go_function: GO:0003924 - GTPase activity [Evidence IEA];~go_function: GO:0005525 - GTP binding [Evidence IEA]), with the translated sequence MSSRKKVLLKVIILGDSGVGKTSLMNQYVNKKFSASYKATIGADFLTKEVLVDDRLVTMQIWDTAGQERFQSLGVAFYRGADCCVLVYDVNNSKSFEALDSWRDEFLIQASPRDPESFPFVVIGNKVDVEENKRMISSKRAMTFSQSKGNIPYFETSAKEALNVEQAFEVIARSALAQEEAEEFNGEFSDPINIHLDNERDGCAC
- a CDS encoding uncharacterized protein (TransMembrane:1 (o6-34i)) — its product is MRLSEIIHSIFTMCPIPGHFLSMAPCIAAVVMAWHHQSSFQHFFLTVNHVSLSLSSHSRFFTEYLTATERTSTTECCIVPCSHTGHPHVIRSHALINWPTFRKPSEFLPLKIETLLCAE
- a CDS encoding uncharacterized protein (BUSCO:EOG09263M8W;~COG:E,G;~EggNog:ENOG410PGJD;~InterPro:IPR000620,IPR025016;~PFAM:PF13127;~TransMembrane:10 (i46-70o82-101i184-206o212-231i238-255o282-303i315-341o353-374i381-401o407-424i);~go_component: GO:0016020 - membrane [Evidence IEA];~go_component: GO:0016021 - integral component of membrane [Evidence IEA]) → MPETFAGPPSQQEPLLSSESPLEQRTIRPMSPANGTRLGGTARRTLGISLLLVVVVLWTASNFLASTIFADNTYSKPFFLTYLNTSCFVLPLLAILLARVFKLWRLKKLSQVTSLKSLLQHLDLGDPLQAEEQEQAILYHRAATADGEDGVEDDVRATDLGTQREVVVKQNESGKLGLKGTAKLSLQFCILWFLANYFAMACLQHTTVGSTTILTSTSGVWTMIFGAFLRVEKFTLRKFLGVIASLLGIILISRVDLSTPDAPAPDDDGDNGSFPHKSPAEIALGDAMAAFSAIMYGVYTIVMKRQCGDESRVNMPLFFGLVGFFNMVLIWPGFIIMHFSGLENFELPPTDRVWTILLVNSASSLLSDIVWAYAMLLTTPLVVTVGLSLTIPLSLVGQIVLQNQYASPLYWVGAIIVFLSFLFVNHESRPVEEEASASGGETGEYRTVPGE
- a CDS encoding MIP/aquaporin family protein (COG:G;~EggNog:ENOG410PIRP;~InterPro:IPR023271,IPR000425;~PFAM:PF00230;~TransMembrane:5 (o358-380i401-420o449-473i485-503o535-555i);~go_component: GO:0016020 - membrane [Evidence IEA];~go_function: GO:0015267 - channel activity [Evidence IEA];~go_process: GO:0055085 - transmembrane transport [Evidence IEA]), coding for MNSQEERKAEPEAMENNLGRARTRSAAADTEPPTSPTTASRERATSFSRRDTQTQDGPGVRRRSSTASRLSRLSGPSIGARSQGNFTLAGPSETPQLRAAQEPFVHPGYADLNPSYDQAANTKPVWSLAKPLPRVMRSGMVPTKDELRETLQNAERPAQNSQELGLNVDPNDLEQGQIDRSADPRKMAAQVEDARLQREANFMKTVLSGGDGTSVRPPSGLSRLPSVRRRRSSVGGVSPDLVVPEDEEQESPTDSEPKIPQHPSDQPLQTVPEEPEDHDEKFQFPILDDTHPDDLHPLVQNLVEDEVHNNHTTWSVIRTHHREALAEALAVYIQLTIAFCADLGVTVANNGNPNTTQWAWGFATMIGIYISGGVSGAHLNPAVTTMLWFYRGFPKRKMPEYFTAQFLGAFCAALTAYGLYYQSIHQYRITSLDNTEIINSFVSSQREAWIDSCSAFFTEFLGTAFLAATILALGDDQNAPPGAGMNSLIIGLVITCLCFAFSYPTGAALNPSRDFGPRLALLALGYGGDLFRNPYWFYGPWAGAVGGAFAGGFLYDFFIFEGGESPVNYPLERTQRAMRKSRMKWERRLHLTKKA
- a CDS encoding PH domain-containing protein (COG:T;~EggNog:ENOG410PJYR;~InterPro:IPR001849,IPR011993;~PFAM:PF00169), with amino-acid sequence MDRPLVTSVPALSEGHPKNAKSSNDTKLQPLHPSSPLRNGEIGFGTISPIENGSFAFDRVLKTGKVHRRIKHKRAFKATWKSGHLVLRPNLLSVYKDEEATRLKLSITLSEVTAVAPFKSPRSKRQHLFVIYCPTGNYRFQAESQKDAEDWIQRIRSETRLDEEEAAFLALTKKKKSQKSAAKPSGDDSTSTSSRPSSPELGTSLSPNSQARQFAYPLDFSANDMTSEWSDGPSNNTNLRSKRSTNNLASSAQKNGQSQPPLPREGNRNADVGILRDPERVLCNGYLQCLRTKGGVRTWKRHWVVLRPKSLGFYKNEKVSALRCFTSRKERTLNDPQEYCAVKVIPMSQVIEAADVDPVSRSKNFCLQVIAEEKSYQLCTPDEESLAKWLGGLKSIIIARKKLEASVSATA